The following coding sequences are from one uncultured Cohaesibacter sp. window:
- the fliR gene encoding flagellar biosynthetic protein FliR yields MLFDFLPQTAYIFMLMFARIGTMFMLLPAFSENAVSVRLRLVIAVMFCLVLYPMVSGNYGVVPTNFAAILVAMAREMVVAVLLGLSVKLVMVALQIAATTIAFQMGLSFAMGSDPSSGQQTVQIGTFLNMLAITMIFITNLHYLMIAAIYDSYQLFPVNQPIPIGDIAQYATDILAQSFIIGIKLSAPFIVYGLVFQFALGLLARLMPQLQVYFLAMPANIFVGLLLLMVLLVTMMTWYLGHMEDMLGNFIVR; encoded by the coding sequence ATGCTCTTCGATTTTCTTCCTCAGACAGCCTATATTTTCATGCTGATGTTTGCGCGCATCGGCACCATGTTCATGTTGCTGCCTGCGTTCTCGGAAAATGCGGTTTCTGTGCGTTTGAGGCTGGTGATCGCTGTGATGTTCTGCCTTGTGCTCTATCCCATGGTTTCTGGCAACTATGGTGTTGTTCCGACCAATTTTGCCGCGATTCTGGTTGCGATGGCGCGGGAAATGGTTGTTGCCGTTTTGCTTGGGCTGTCCGTAAAATTGGTCATGGTCGCCCTTCAGATCGCCGCAACGACGATCGCTTTCCAGATGGGGCTCAGCTTTGCCATGGGGTCGGACCCTTCCTCCGGCCAGCAGACCGTGCAGATCGGGACCTTTCTCAATATGCTCGCCATCACCATGATTTTCATAACAAATCTGCATTATCTGATGATTGCCGCGATCTATGACAGCTATCAATTGTTTCCGGTCAACCAGCCGATACCGATTGGCGATATAGCACAATATGCAACGGATATATTGGCTCAGTCTTTCATCATTGGCATCAAGCTTTCGGCTCCATTCATAGTTTATGGTTTGGTTTTTCAGTTTGCACTCGGGCTTTTGGCGCGACTCATGCCACAGTTGCAGGTGTATTTTCTGGCAATGCCGGCCAATATTTTCGTCGGACTGCTGTTGCTGATGGTTCTACTGGTAACCATGATGACCTGGTATCTGGGGCATATGGAAGATATGCTCGGGAATTTTATCGTGCGATGA
- the flhB gene encoding flagellar biosynthesis protein FlhB, with protein sequence MADDNDDAEKSEEPTQKRLDDAIKKGDVAKSQEVSAWFSMMGTGLVIAALGGYIAKGVTVNLRGFIEHSWELSLNGSLLAQLWAKVSLSMLAVIILPMLALVTVAVIGNLVQHRFVFTTEPITPKLSKVSPMSGFKRLFSKESLVNFVKGLLKLSVVSSLFWFLLYPERDKLDLVIGLEPVKLLALVQSLALKLIIGVILFMTVVAGIDFLYQRNRWYEKQKMSFREIKEEFKQQEGDPMVKAKLRQVRMERSRKRMMAAVPEASVILTNPTHYSVALKYDANSMRAPLCVAKGVDDTAMRIREIAREHDVPIVENPPLTRALYATVEIDDEVPEEHYKAVAEVISYLMKLKKRSSWSSRN encoded by the coding sequence ATGGCCGATGATAATGATGATGCAGAAAAGTCGGAAGAGCCCACGCAAAAGCGTCTTGATGACGCGATAAAAAAGGGTGATGTGGCCAAGAGCCAGGAAGTCTCTGCGTGGTTTTCCATGATGGGAACCGGCTTGGTGATTGCTGCCTTGGGGGGGTATATTGCCAAGGGCGTTACTGTCAATCTGCGCGGCTTTATTGAGCATTCATGGGAATTGTCGCTCAACGGCTCATTGCTCGCCCAATTGTGGGCAAAAGTCAGCCTTTCCATGCTTGCCGTCATTATCCTGCCGATGCTCGCCCTTGTTACGGTTGCTGTGATCGGCAATCTGGTTCAGCACAGATTTGTTTTTACGACAGAACCGATTACGCCCAAGCTTAGCAAAGTAAGCCCGATGAGTGGCTTCAAGCGGTTATTTTCCAAAGAGAGTCTCGTCAACTTCGTTAAGGGATTGCTCAAGCTATCTGTGGTCTCTTCACTATTCTGGTTCCTGCTCTATCCGGAAAGGGACAAGCTGGATCTTGTTATTGGTCTTGAGCCGGTCAAGCTGCTTGCGCTTGTTCAGAGCTTGGCCCTCAAGCTGATTATAGGCGTCATCCTGTTCATGACGGTGGTGGCTGGCATTGATTTTCTCTATCAGCGCAATCGCTGGTATGAGAAGCAAAAGATGTCGTTTCGTGAAATCAAGGAAGAGTTCAAGCAGCAGGAAGGTGACCCGATGGTCAAGGCGAAATTGCGGCAGGTGCGCATGGAGCGCAGTCGCAAGCGCATGATGGCTGCCGTGCCCGAGGCTTCTGTCATTCTGACCAACCCGACACATTATTCCGTTGCCTTGAAGTATGATGCCAACAGCATGCGTGCGCCGCTGTGCGTGGCCAAAGGTGTGGATGACACTGCCATGCGCATTCGCGAAATCGCGCGGGAGCATGATGTGCCGATCGTGGAGAACCCTCCGCTTACACGTGCGCTCTATGCAACGGTGGAAATTGATGATGAAGTGCCCGAAGAACACTATAAAGCTGTTGCTGAAGTGATCAGTTACCTCATGAAACTCAAAAAACGATCAAGTTGGTCTAGCCGCAACTGA
- a CDS encoding response regulator: protein MVKLTGQENMEPAMIDHSERSGSIKWLLLLAFLLVASAVFLVVFKGQTSGQIQLVFLSVLAGVGILALLGFAVGLIQLGNQAPAPHLTRQFVDSMNEGILVCDVKDRIVYANAGYAKLTGAQGSDAIRSIELSFAGEPDAAEAIYRLSEAVREGRPALEEFRLFKAPSDMSEDDGESQARWYRIRVRKMHDVGVSGKVEGLHVWQVSDITRDRERQENIFQELQLAINYLDHAPAGFFSAEPDGRVIYMNATLADWLGYDLAQFEPRQLNLNQLVPGDGTALLEAATSAPGAPKTEMIDLDLVKSNGQSLPVRLMHRVPMASDGTPGASRTLVLNRSPGEDISEELRVAEVRFARFFNNTPIAIAALTGDGRVLRTNAPFARLFRAEVPGEKGAEIAANSEGEEKTPSILNLVAEKDRGGLKEALEQALQGQSNILPVECVLAEDKNRTVRFFLSGVEDSEGDGEQVIGYAIETTEQRALEEQFSQSQKMQAVGQLAGGVAHDFNNVLTAIIGFSDLLLTSHRPSDPAFQDIMNIKQNANRAASLVRQLLAFSRRQTLRPQVLELGDVLADLSILLDRLLGEKVDLDLVHGRDLWPVKADLNQLEQVIVNLAVNARDAMPDGGHLTIQTRNLFANEAAEMPYKQLEAADYVLLEVVDSGTGIPADIRDKIFEPFFSTKDVGKGTGLGLSTVYGIIKQTGGFIFLESEMGEGTTFRIFLPRFVAEAKPAVDELVEGDDTEQQAQKLSGANGKDDGETPPAVTDLTGSATILLVEDEEAVRAFAARALASRGYQVYEAGSGAEALELIHEIEEPLDLVVSDVVMPEMDGPTMLGELRKIRPELKVIFMSGYAEEAFRKNLPDNEEFGFLPKPFSLKQLATKIKEMLDG, encoded by the coding sequence ATGGTTAAGCTGACAGGTCAGGAAAACATGGAACCAGCCATGATCGATCACAGTGAACGATCTGGTAGTATCAAGTGGTTACTATTATTGGCTTTTCTGCTTGTTGCTTCCGCCGTTTTTCTTGTTGTTTTCAAGGGGCAGACCAGCGGTCAGATCCAGTTGGTCTTTTTGAGCGTGTTAGCCGGGGTCGGAATTCTTGCGCTGCTCGGATTTGCGGTCGGGCTGATTCAGCTCGGGAATCAGGCTCCAGCTCCCCATTTGACACGGCAATTTGTGGATAGCATGAACGAGGGTATTCTGGTTTGTGATGTCAAAGACAGGATTGTTTATGCAAATGCCGGTTACGCCAAGCTGACCGGAGCTCAGGGGTCCGATGCCATTCGATCCATTGAGCTCAGTTTTGCCGGTGAACCGGACGCGGCAGAGGCAATCTACCGTTTGTCTGAAGCCGTGCGCGAGGGGCGGCCTGCACTTGAGGAATTCCGCCTTTTCAAGGCACCTTCCGACATGTCGGAGGATGATGGTGAGTCACAGGCTCGCTGGTATCGCATTCGTGTGCGCAAGATGCATGATGTCGGGGTTAGCGGCAAGGTCGAAGGGCTGCATGTCTGGCAAGTCTCCGATATCACCCGTGACCGGGAGCGGCAGGAAAATATTTTCCAGGAATTGCAGCTGGCCATCAATTATCTCGATCATGCGCCGGCAGGCTTCTTTTCTGCCGAACCGGACGGGCGTGTCATCTATATGAACGCCACGCTGGCGGATTGGCTCGGTTATGATTTGGCTCAGTTCGAGCCACGGCAGTTGAACCTTAATCAACTGGTGCCAGGTGACGGTACTGCCTTGCTTGAAGCTGCGACCAGTGCGCCGGGTGCTCCGAAAACAGAAATGATCGATCTGGATCTGGTAAAGAGCAACGGGCAGAGCTTGCCGGTCCGCTTGATGCATCGTGTGCCGATGGCGTCCGATGGCACACCGGGTGCTTCGCGAACACTGGTGCTCAACCGCAGTCCGGGAGAAGATATTTCTGAAGAACTTCGAGTTGCCGAAGTCCGTTTTGCCCGCTTCTTTAACAATACGCCAATTGCGATTGCTGCACTCACAGGGGACGGCCGCGTCCTTAGAACCAATGCTCCATTCGCGCGGCTCTTCCGCGCTGAAGTGCCCGGGGAAAAAGGGGCCGAGATTGCAGCTAACAGTGAGGGGGAAGAGAAAACTCCTTCAATCCTCAATCTCGTCGCGGAGAAGGATCGTGGTGGGCTCAAGGAAGCCTTGGAGCAGGCGCTTCAGGGACAGAGTAACATTCTGCCTGTGGAATGCGTTCTTGCTGAAGACAAGAACCGTACTGTGCGTTTCTTCCTGTCCGGAGTGGAAGACAGTGAAGGGGACGGCGAGCAGGTCATCGGCTATGCGATTGAGACCACAGAACAGCGTGCGCTTGAAGAGCAATTCTCTCAGAGCCAGAAAATGCAGGCTGTTGGTCAGTTGGCGGGTGGCGTCGCTCATGACTTCAACAACGTGCTGACGGCCATTATCGGTTTTTCCGATTTGCTCCTGACGAGCCATCGCCCTAGTGATCCTGCGTTTCAGGATATTATGAATATCAAACAGAATGCCAACCGGGCGGCGTCTCTGGTGCGGCAGCTTCTGGCATTCTCTCGTCGCCAAACCCTGCGCCCGCAGGTGCTTGAATTGGGCGATGTTCTGGCGGATCTGTCGATCTTGCTTGACCGGCTTCTGGGCGAAAAGGTGGATCTTGATCTCGTCCATGGTCGTGATTTGTGGCCGGTTAAGGCCGATCTCAACCAGCTCGAGCAGGTGATCGTCAATTTGGCGGTTAACGCTCGCGACGCTATGCCAGATGGCGGACATCTGACTATTCAGACGCGTAATCTGTTTGCCAACGAAGCTGCCGAGATGCCGTATAAGCAGCTAGAAGCTGCGGACTATGTGCTGCTGGAAGTGGTCGATAGCGGCACGGGTATTCCTGCGGATATTCGCGACAAGATCTTCGAGCCATTCTTCTCAACCAAGGATGTTGGCAAAGGAACGGGCCTTGGTCTTTCCACTGTTTATGGCATCATCAAGCAAACCGGTGGTTTCATATTCCTTGAAAGTGAAATGGGAGAGGGGACAACCTTCCGCATCTTCCTGCCTCGCTTTGTGGCTGAGGCGAAACCGGCAGTGGATGAGCTGGTCGAGGGCGATGATACTGAACAGCAGGCTCAGAAACTGTCTGGGGCAAACGGCAAGGATGATGGTGAAACGCCGCCAGCTGTGACAGACCTTACCGGCAGTGCTACGATCCTGTTGGTCGAGGACGAGGAAGCTGTGCGGGCCTTTGCCGCCCGAGCCCTGGCTTCTCGTGGTTATCAGGTTTATGAAGCCGGATCCGGGGCTGAGGCGCTTGAGCTCATCCATGAAATTGAGGAGCCGCTTGATCTGGTGGTGTCGGATGTTGTCATGCCGGAGATGGATGGCCCGACCATGCTTGGCGAATTGCGCAAGATCAGGCCGGAATTGAAGGTGATCTTCATGTCAGGTTACGCAGAGGAAGCATTCCGTAAAAATCTGCCTGATAATGAAGAATTCGGCTTCCTGCCGAAGCCGTTTTCGCTCAAGCAGTTGGCTACCAAGATCAAGGAAATGCTGGATGGCTAA
- a CDS encoding pseudouridine-5'-phosphate glycosidase: MSIDLSTLPIVYSQEVTVARAAGAPIVALESTIITHGMPYPENVSTALEVEAIIRQEGACPATIAILDGVINVGLTEQQVEALAQRDDILKLSRADLAYALVSGKSGSTTVAATMICASLAGIATFATGGIGGVHRGAEESFDISADLQELAKTPVMVISAGVKALLDIAKTLEVLETLGVPVVGVGTDEFPAFWSRESGHACPLRLDEPKDIAALYSMRKALGLEGGMIVANPVPEADEIPRNEMETFILEAISEANRRHVSGKEVTPFVLSRIKDLTDGDSLVTNIALVKNNARLAAKIAKAL; this comes from the coding sequence ATGAGCATTGACCTATCCACCTTGCCCATCGTCTACAGTCAAGAAGTCACAGTAGCCCGCGCCGCTGGCGCTCCCATTGTGGCTTTGGAATCGACCATTATCACCCACGGCATGCCATATCCTGAAAATGTTTCAACGGCTTTGGAAGTTGAGGCCATCATTCGTCAGGAAGGCGCCTGCCCGGCGACTATCGCCATTCTGGATGGTGTAATCAATGTCGGGCTGACAGAGCAGCAAGTTGAAGCTCTGGCACAGCGCGACGACATACTGAAGCTCTCAAGAGCCGATCTGGCCTATGCACTGGTGAGCGGCAAAAGCGGCTCCACCACGGTTGCCGCAACGATGATTTGCGCCTCTCTGGCAGGCATTGCCACCTTTGCCACCGGCGGCATTGGCGGTGTGCACCGCGGCGCCGAGGAAAGCTTCGACATTTCCGCCGACCTTCAGGAGCTGGCCAAAACGCCGGTCATGGTCATTTCGGCTGGCGTAAAAGCACTGCTCGACATTGCCAAAACCCTAGAGGTCCTTGAAACACTAGGAGTACCGGTTGTCGGCGTTGGAACCGATGAGTTCCCTGCTTTCTGGTCTCGAGAAAGTGGCCACGCCTGCCCATTGCGTCTTGACGAACCCAAAGACATTGCTGCCCTTTACTCAATGCGCAAAGCCCTTGGCCTTGAGGGTGGCATGATCGTTGCCAACCCTGTTCCGGAAGCTGACGAAATTCCGCGCAATGAAATGGAAACCTTCATTCTCGAAGCAATCAGCGAAGCCAATCGGCGCCACGTCTCCGGCAAGGAAGTAACCCCCTTCGTGCTCTCCCGCATCAAGGATCTGACTGACGGCGACAGCCTTGTTACCAACATTGCTCTGGTGAAAAACAACGCTCGTCTGGCAGCAAAAATTGCCAAGGCCCTCTGA
- a CDS encoding PfkB family carbohydrate kinase, translating into MATETLIPDILVIGGAHIDRIGRSLARLEPEQSNPGTLSRNVGGVAGNIARCLAKLNWNVALSTISGKDDDADLLKQQLLAAGIDISLILTSEKQRSASYTAIEDVNGSLIAAIADMAIYDKYPADEAVSCLDIFPKPGKIIADTNLSPSVLQALAEHKGQNQLAISAVSGPKANRARDILPQIDLLFCNQAEAAILADEFAELDALPEILKEIGVRAGVITKGNAGLTAWKDQETFSLPAPPVRVKSSNGAGDTLTACVLHALLLNAPFEKALNYGMAGASLSLMSEQTVPDILNRVVLDACIADIPQS; encoded by the coding sequence ATGGCCACCGAAACTTTAATTCCAGATATTCTAGTCATTGGCGGCGCCCACATAGACAGGATCGGGCGCTCCCTGGCCAGATTGGAACCGGAGCAATCAAACCCCGGCACGTTGAGCCGAAATGTCGGCGGTGTTGCAGGTAACATCGCCCGATGCCTGGCAAAGCTGAATTGGAATGTAGCACTCTCGACGATTTCGGGAAAAGATGACGATGCCGACTTGCTCAAACAGCAATTGCTGGCAGCAGGCATCGACATTTCGCTCATTTTGACAAGTGAGAAACAGCGAAGCGCAAGCTATACGGCGATTGAGGATGTCAATGGTTCCCTCATCGCGGCAATTGCCGACATGGCAATTTATGACAAGTATCCTGCCGATGAAGCGGTCAGTTGCCTCGACATTTTCCCCAAGCCGGGAAAAATCATTGCAGATACAAACCTGTCTCCATCCGTGTTGCAAGCGCTAGCCGAGCATAAAGGCCAAAACCAACTGGCAATAAGTGCCGTATCCGGCCCCAAAGCAAATCGCGCTCGGGACATTTTGCCCCAGATCGATCTGCTTTTCTGCAACCAGGCCGAAGCTGCCATTCTGGCAGATGAGTTTGCCGAGTTGGATGCTCTGCCCGAAATCCTCAAGGAAATTGGCGTCAGAGCCGGTGTCATCACGAAAGGCAACGCAGGCCTTACAGCATGGAAAGACCAAGAGACATTCTCTCTGCCAGCCCCTCCCGTGCGAGTCAAATCATCCAACGGAGCCGGAGACACACTGACAGCTTGTGTTTTGCATGCCCTGTTGCTCAATGCCCCGTTTGAAAAGGCTTTGAACTATGGCATGGCCGGCGCAAGCCTCAGCCTGATGAGTGAACAAACTGTCCCGGACATATTGAACCGCGTTGTGCTGGATGCCTGTATCGCCGACATTCCGCAAAGCTAG
- a CDS encoding CoA-acylating methylmalonate-semialdehyde dehydrogenase: protein MTREYGHYINGSLVPGASGRFADIYNPATGEIQAKVALATSEELSAAVEAAAKAQPAWAATNPQRRARVMMKFGALINEHMDELAELVSLEHGKTLPDAHGDIQRGLEVVEVCMGAPHLLKGEFTDNGGPGIDLYSMRQPLGVVAGIAPFNFPAMIPLWQMAPALVCGNAMILKPSERVPSTSLRLAQLLKEAGLPDGVLQVVNGDKETVDAILDNETIQAIGFVGSTPIAQYIYGRAAANGKRAQCFGGAKNHMIIMPDADLDKAADALIGAGYGAAGERCMAVSVALPVGEKTANILTEKLVSRIKKLKVGTYTQGEDIDYGPVITAQAKAKIMGLIDSGVEQGAKLVVDGRDFSLEGYEKGFFVGPTLFDNVTEDMEIYKQEIFGPVLCQMRASSYEEALQVVMDNSYGNGTAIYTADGDTARDFAHRVNVGMVGINFPIPVPLSYFTFGGWKKSSFGDLNQYGPDAFRFYTRTKTVTARWFSGIKEGGEFNFKAMD, encoded by the coding sequence ATGACCCGTGAATATGGCCACTATATCAACGGCTCCTTAGTGCCAGGCGCATCTGGTCGCTTTGCCGATATCTACAACCCTGCAACAGGTGAAATTCAGGCCAAGGTGGCGCTGGCAACCTCCGAAGAGCTAAGCGCCGCCGTAGAGGCTGCAGCCAAAGCACAGCCAGCTTGGGCAGCAACCAACCCTCAGCGCCGGGCGCGCGTCATGATGAAGTTTGGAGCCCTGATCAACGAGCATATGGATGAATTGGCAGAGCTGGTCAGCCTTGAACACGGCAAGACCCTTCCAGATGCCCATGGTGACATTCAGCGCGGTCTGGAAGTTGTGGAGGTGTGCATGGGAGCACCACACCTACTCAAAGGCGAATTTACCGACAATGGCGGACCGGGCATTGACCTTTATTCCATGCGCCAGCCGCTGGGCGTCGTTGCAGGCATAGCCCCCTTCAACTTCCCTGCCATGATTCCGCTCTGGCAAATGGCTCCGGCCCTTGTCTGCGGCAACGCAATGATCCTGAAGCCATCCGAGCGCGTCCCGTCTACCTCACTGCGCCTTGCCCAGTTGCTCAAGGAAGCCGGATTGCCAGACGGTGTTCTTCAGGTTGTTAACGGAGACAAAGAAACCGTAGATGCCATTCTTGATAATGAAACCATCCAGGCCATCGGGTTCGTCGGCTCCACACCGATTGCTCAGTATATCTATGGCCGGGCAGCCGCCAACGGCAAACGGGCCCAGTGCTTTGGCGGTGCAAAGAACCATATGATCATCATGCCGGATGCCGATCTCGACAAGGCCGCAGATGCGCTGATCGGAGCAGGCTATGGCGCAGCAGGTGAACGCTGCATGGCCGTTTCTGTCGCGTTGCCGGTTGGTGAGAAAACCGCCAATATCCTTACAGAAAAGCTTGTTTCCCGCATCAAGAAGCTCAAAGTAGGAACCTATACCCAAGGGGAAGATATTGACTATGGCCCGGTGATCACGGCTCAGGCCAAGGCAAAGATCATGGGATTGATCGACAGCGGCGTCGAACAGGGCGCAAAGCTTGTCGTGGATGGCCGCGACTTCTCTTTGGAAGGCTATGAGAAAGGCTTCTTCGTTGGCCCGACCCTGTTTGACAATGTCACTGAGGACATGGAAATCTACAAGCAGGAAATCTTCGGACCTGTTCTTTGTCAAATGCGCGCATCAAGCTACGAAGAAGCGCTTCAGGTGGTTATGGACAATTCCTACGGCAACGGAACTGCAATCTATACTGCCGACGGAGACACAGCCCGCGATTTTGCCCACCGTGTCAATGTCGGGATGGTTGGCATCAACTTCCCGATCCCGGTCCCCCTCAGCTACTTCACATTTGGCGGCTGGAAAAAGTCGTCCTTCGGCGACCTCAACCAATATGGCCCCGACGCATTCCGCTTCTATACCAGAACAAAGACCGTGACGGCTCGCTGGTTCTCCGGCATCAAGGAAGGCGGCGAATTCAACTTCAAGGCCATGGACTAG